In the Petrotoga sibirica DSM 13575 genome, one interval contains:
- a CDS encoding PLP-dependent aminotransferase family protein, translated as MNYEKKFSQVAKTAKVNIIRELLKVASDPEMISFGGGVPDPETFPREELGEIAAKIVQEEYKITLQYGPSEGDNELKNAYINLLKKHEGIEGVSPENMLVTVGSQQALQLIGLTLLDENSYCAVGKPVYLGAVSAFKQMFPKFLEIPLEDDGMNVDILEEKLDELVNRGEIDKFKFVYVVPTFQNPAGVTMPLQKRKKLIDLAHKYDFLIVEDDPYGSLRFEGEPIPSIYSLEPERTILLNTFSKILCPGLRIGIIIASTDLLRKLTIIKQGVDLCTPSLTQRLAARYLQAHDRIEQLKPTLELYKSKKDTMLDALEKEFGGMKGVSWTRPEGGLFIWLTFPEWVDTMEMFEEAKKNKVLYVPGEAFYVNEVEKNHMRLSFCLPSHEEINEGIRRLRKVAENYVNANSMRSKS; from the coding sequence ATGAACTATGAAAAAAAGTTTTCACAAGTTGCAAAAACTGCAAAAGTAAACATTATAAGGGAATTATTAAAGGTAGCTTCTGATCCGGAGATGATATCATTTGGTGGGGGTGTACCTGATCCAGAGACCTTTCCTCGAGAAGAATTAGGAGAAATTGCTGCAAAAATTGTTCAAGAGGAGTACAAAATAACTCTTCAGTATGGTCCCTCCGAAGGAGATAATGAATTAAAAAATGCTTATATAAATTTACTAAAAAAACATGAAGGAATAGAAGGTGTATCTCCAGAGAATATGTTAGTAACTGTTGGCTCCCAACAAGCCTTGCAGTTGATAGGTCTGACCTTGCTCGATGAAAATTCTTACTGTGCTGTTGGAAAACCGGTATATTTAGGTGCAGTCAGTGCTTTTAAACAAATGTTTCCTAAATTTTTGGAAATACCCCTGGAAGATGATGGGATGAATGTGGATATCCTTGAAGAAAAATTGGACGAGTTAGTAAATAGGGGAGAAATTGATAAGTTTAAATTCGTTTATGTAGTACCAACGTTTCAAAATCCTGCAGGAGTAACTATGCCACTACAAAAAAGAAAAAAATTGATTGACTTAGCTCATAAGTACGATTTTTTGATTGTCGAAGACGATCCATATGGTTCGTTGAGATTTGAGGGCGAGCCAATTCCTTCGATTTATTCCCTTGAGCCAGAAAGGACGATCTTATTGAATACATTTTCTAAAATTTTGTGTCCAGGTCTGAGAATTGGGATAATTATTGCTTCAACGGACTTGTTAAGAAAGTTAACAATTATAAAACAAGGGGTAGATCTATGTACCCCATCGTTGACCCAGAGATTAGCAGCTAGATATCTCCAAGCTCACGATAGGATCGAACAGTTAAAACCCACATTAGAACTTTATAAGTCAAAAAAAGACACTATGTTGGATGCGTTGGAAAAGGAGTTTGGTGGTATGAAAGGGGTGAGCTGGACTCGCCCTGAAGGTGGTCTCTTCATATGGTTAACTTTTCCCGAATGGGTAGATACTATGGAAATGTTTGAAGAAGCAAAGAAGAACAAAGTATTGTATGTTCCCGGAGAAGCATTTTATGTAAACGAAGTCGAAAAAAATCACATGCGATTATCTTTCTGCCTTCCTTCGCACGAAGAAATAAATGAGGGTATAAGAAGATTGAGAAAAGTTGCAGAAAATTATGTAAATGCGAATTCGATGCGGAGCAAATCCTAA
- the radC gene encoding RadC family protein, with protein MEDELKPREKLEKYGPQSLKDEELIAIILRHGVKNYNVFDVSEQILKKYKTLSQLVDISLEEISKEKGIGKVGAINLKAALEIGKRYHLQKLRQKYQKITSPKEAYHACEDMIYLTKETVRAIFLDSKLHIITIKDISNGTVNMSIAHPRDIFKEAIMYNAVSFILIHNHPSGDPTPSMHDMDITKKIMESGEILGINMNDHIIIGKDSYFSFTLDRSEKID; from the coding sequence ATGGAAGATGAACTAAAACCAAGAGAGAAACTAGAAAAATATGGTCCACAATCTCTCAAAGACGAAGAACTTATAGCCATCATCTTAAGGCATGGAGTTAAAAATTATAACGTATTTGATGTGTCCGAACAGATATTGAAAAAATATAAAACATTGAGTCAATTGGTCGATATATCACTTGAAGAAATATCAAAAGAAAAAGGGATAGGAAAGGTTGGTGCAATAAATCTAAAAGCTGCATTAGAAATAGGGAAAAGGTATCACCTTCAGAAGTTACGTCAAAAGTACCAAAAGATAACATCCCCAAAAGAGGCATACCATGCTTGTGAGGATATGATATATCTAACCAAAGAAACCGTGAGAGCTATTTTTTTAGATTCTAAACTTCACATCATTACTATTAAAGACATTTCCAATGGAACTGTAAATATGTCAATCGCTCACCCAAGAGATATTTTTAAAGAAGCTATAATGTATAACGCGGTATCGTTCATTTTAATACACAATCATCCATCTGGAGATCCCACACCAAGTATGCATGATATGGACATTACCAAAAAAATTATGGAATCTGGCGAGATTTTAGGCATCAACATGAACGATCATATAATAATTGGAAAAGATTCTTATTTCAGTTTCACTTTGGATAGGAGTGAAAAAATTGACTGA
- a CDS encoding tetratricopeptide repeat protein, with translation MTEKNGNNNVEDKLRNLYKIKEEIEKELEKKGIRKPDTHQKKKTAKTIYKADYEIEKLAVSINNINNWFDLIIYDIDLSNEKLSHFFELRLSHKTLQEYSNQFGMMHLFRNDFQKAERFFESKNDINSKINQGFLKIIRNDEDANKYFTKLISTHPKNGLVYLTLSLLFLKRKDFYNAYKIIKVANSFLDYSFINMGLNAYEKNFQKALSFLSKAYLEGRAKRFVNLINYYVSLFISDSEKAFSTFALLKEDKTPCINCIKILSNSEKVEPPSYCPFYERILFHTGNPKPYKAENSELYEILFHKYYQEKDIQQFNSYAKKIEQYFNNVPLIFLSSTETTSKKVITDLFSQHKMGIKINLKGPNYYDNLNKVTTDLKTKYQRNFTFFLDLPFYEALRLLFGWRICQYLYR, from the coding sequence TTGACTGAAAAAAATGGAAATAATAATGTAGAAGATAAATTGCGAAATTTATACAAAATAAAAGAAGAAATCGAAAAAGAATTAGAAAAAAAGGGTATAAGAAAACCTGACACACACCAGAAAAAGAAAACAGCTAAAACCATCTATAAAGCTGACTACGAAATAGAAAAATTAGCTGTTTCTATAAACAATATAAATAATTGGTTTGACTTGATAATTTACGATATAGATCTATCGAACGAAAAACTATCCCATTTTTTTGAACTCAGGTTAAGTCATAAAACTCTTCAAGAATATTCAAATCAATTCGGCATGATGCACCTATTCAGAAACGATTTTCAAAAAGCGGAAAGATTTTTTGAAAGTAAAAATGACATAAACTCAAAGATAAACCAAGGTTTTTTGAAAATAATAAGGAATGACGAAGACGCTAACAAATATTTTACTAAATTAATCAGTACACATCCAAAGAATGGTTTAGTTTATTTAACCCTCAGTCTATTATTTCTAAAAAGAAAAGACTTTTATAACGCATATAAAATTATTAAGGTGGCTAATTCCTTTTTAGATTATTCATTTATAAACATGGGGTTAAACGCTTATGAGAAGAATTTTCAAAAAGCTTTGTCCTTTTTATCAAAAGCTTACCTTGAGGGGAGGGCAAAAAGGTTTGTAAATTTGATAAACTATTATGTAAGTCTCTTTATTTCTGATTCGGAAAAAGCCTTCTCTACCTTCGCTCTATTGAAGGAAGATAAAACTCCATGTATAAACTGTATAAAAATCTTATCAAACTCCGAAAAAGTAGAACCTCCGAGTTATTGCCCATTTTATGAAAGAATACTATTTCATACTGGTAATCCTAAACCTTACAAAGCCGAAAACTCTGAACTTTACGAAATATTATTCCACAAATACTACCAAGAAAAAGATATACAACAATTCAATTCGTACGCTAAAAAAATTGAACAGTATTTCAACAATGTTCCACTAATATTTTTATCGTCAACAGAAACCACTTCTAAAAAAGTTATTACGGATCTGTTTTCGCAGCACAAAATGGGGATCAAGATCAACTTAAAAGGCCCTAACTATTATGACAACCTAAACAAAGTGACAACAGATCTTAAAACGAAATATCAAAGAAATTTCACATTCTTTTTAGATCTACCTTTTTATGAAGCATTGAGACTATTATTTGGTTGGAGGATCTGCCAATATCTGTATAGGTAG
- the glyA gene encoding serine hydroxymethyltransferase, translating into MWETLKGSDSKVYEILQKELKRQEYGLELIASENYASKSVMEAAGSIFTNKYAEGYPKRRYYGGCEYIDEVETLARNRAKELFNAKFANVQPHSGSQANMGAYLALMKPGDTLMGMSLSHGGHLTHGAPVNFSGMLFNVVSYGVDEETETINYDEVERIAKNAKPKVIVAGGSAYSRIIDFKRFREIADEVGAYLVVDMAHFAGLVAAGIHPNPVEYAHVVTSTTHKTLRGPRGGIILTNDSDIYKSINKIIFPGIQGGPLEHIIAAKAVAFKEAMSENFKEYQKQVVRNAKALSNELSNQNLRIVSGGTDTHLILVDLSELNITGKALENALGQCDITVNKNTVPKEKLSPFVTSGIRIGTPAVTTRGMKEEEMKEIASMIAKVANNVLDEEGNIDKDLAQEIKKDVISLCQRFPMYADLVE; encoded by the coding sequence GTGTGGGAAACTTTAAAGGGTTCTGATAGCAAAGTATACGAGATCCTTCAAAAAGAACTTAAAAGGCAGGAGTATGGTTTAGAATTGATCGCATCAGAAAATTATGCGTCAAAATCCGTTATGGAAGCTGCAGGAAGCATTTTTACTAATAAATACGCTGAAGGTTATCCGAAAAGAAGATATTACGGAGGTTGTGAATATATAGATGAAGTTGAGACACTTGCAAGAAATAGGGCAAAAGAACTTTTCAATGCAAAGTTTGCAAACGTTCAACCTCATTCAGGTTCTCAAGCAAATATGGGTGCTTATCTTGCACTTATGAAACCTGGGGATACATTAATGGGAATGTCGTTGAGTCATGGTGGCCATCTAACCCATGGCGCCCCTGTAAATTTCTCAGGTATGTTGTTCAATGTTGTTTCTTATGGCGTTGATGAAGAAACAGAAACTATCAATTATGATGAAGTTGAAAGAATTGCTAAGAATGCAAAACCTAAAGTTATCGTGGCAGGTGGAAGTGCATACTCTAGGATAATAGATTTTAAAAGATTTAGAGAGATAGCCGATGAAGTTGGTGCTTATTTAGTGGTTGATATGGCCCATTTTGCGGGATTAGTTGCTGCTGGTATTCATCCAAACCCAGTTGAGTATGCACATGTTGTCACTTCGACGACCCATAAAACTTTAAGAGGACCAAGAGGTGGAATTATTTTAACAAATGATAGTGATATTTATAAGTCGATCAATAAAATTATTTTTCCAGGCATACAGGGTGGTCCTTTAGAACATATAATAGCTGCAAAGGCTGTTGCCTTTAAAGAAGCTATGAGTGAAAACTTCAAAGAATATCAAAAACAAGTAGTGAGAAATGCTAAAGCTTTAAGCAACGAACTTTCTAATCAAAATTTGAGAATCGTCTCAGGTGGAACGGATACGCATTTGATCTTGGTGGATCTCTCTGAGCTGAATATAACAGGGAAAGCCCTTGAAAACGCCTTAGGACAATGTGATATTACGGTCAATAAGAATACTGTCCCGAAAGAAAAGTTGTCACCCTTTGTGACTAGTGGAATAAGGATTGGTACCCCTGCGGTTACCACACGCGGGATGAAAGAAGAAGAAATGAAAGAAATCGCCTCAATGATAGCAAAAGTTGCAAACAATGTTCTTGATGAAGAAGGAAATATAGATAAAGATTTAGCACAAGAAATTAAAAAAGATGTTATTTCTCTCTGTCAACGTTTCCCAATGTATGCGGATCTTGTAGAGTAA
- the amrS gene encoding AmmeMemoRadiSam system radical SAM enzyme has product MKINSLFYEEFKEDILKCTLCPHQCILYPNKTGICRVRQNIKGEMYSLNYNDVTSIALDPMEKKPLFHFHPGEKILSLGTWGCNLKCPFCQNYEIAQLKPPYQKKIYPNAIPSLMENYDVQGVAYTYSEPIVWYEFVLDSSREVKYANPDNYNVLVTNGFINEKPLRLMLQYIDAMNIDLKVYSDKNYVKILKGGLEPVKRTIKIAYEEGIHTEVTTLVVPKVNDNLDELEEEFSWLANISKDIPLHLSRYFPAFEYNEPPTDINFLEKAYELAKKYLNFVYLGNILSSAHEDTYCPDCGTLLIQRKGYDIKIENLNENGECKNCGRKICIV; this is encoded by the coding sequence ATGAAAATCAATTCCTTGTTTTATGAGGAATTTAAAGAAGATATTTTGAAATGCACCTTATGTCCGCACCAATGTATATTATATCCTAACAAAACAGGGATATGTAGAGTTAGACAAAATATAAAAGGCGAGATGTATTCATTAAATTATAATGACGTTACTAGTATAGCTCTCGATCCAATGGAAAAAAAGCCACTTTTTCATTTTCATCCCGGCGAAAAAATTCTTTCCTTAGGAACTTGGGGCTGTAATTTAAAATGTCCTTTTTGTCAAAATTACGAAATCGCCCAACTAAAACCTCCATACCAAAAGAAAATATATCCCAACGCTATCCCATCTTTGATGGAAAATTACGACGTTCAAGGTGTTGCCTATACATATTCAGAACCGATAGTTTGGTATGAATTTGTTTTGGATTCATCAAGGGAAGTTAAATATGCTAATCCTGATAACTACAATGTTTTAGTAACGAACGGATTTATAAACGAAAAGCCTTTGAGACTTATGCTACAATATATTGACGCGATGAATATAGATTTAAAAGTATACAGCGATAAGAATTATGTAAAAATATTAAAGGGAGGACTGGAACCAGTTAAAAGAACTATAAAAATCGCCTATGAAGAAGGTATTCACACCGAAGTGACAACCTTGGTAGTTCCCAAAGTAAACGATAATTTGGACGAACTAGAAGAAGAGTTTTCTTGGTTAGCAAACATTTCCAAAGATATTCCCCTTCATTTATCACGATATTTTCCTGCATTTGAATATAACGAACCACCAACAGATATCAACTTTTTAGAAAAAGCCTATGAACTCGCCAAAAAATATCTCAATTTTGTATATCTTGGTAACATTTTGTCTTCCGCGCACGAAGATACTTATTGCCCAGATTGTGGGACACTTCTTATCCAAAGAAAAGGATACGACATAAAAATTGAAAATTTGAATGAAAACGGAGAGTGTAAAAATTGCGGCAGAAAAATATGCATAGTTTAA
- a CDS encoding NusG domain II-containing protein, which translates to MKFTKKNDLYLLIVVILLVLVMIFMNTSPNQGIIGAEVHLKGDQILQITKEGTYSVISDEGELLMNVEYVDQRIRVTDSSCPLKVCENTGWVENPNQPIICIPNEITVKPLGTQNGEGIDIYTW; encoded by the coding sequence ATGAAATTCACTAAAAAGAATGATCTATACCTGCTTATAGTTGTAATATTATTAGTTTTAGTGATGATTTTTATGAATACGTCCCCAAATCAGGGAATAATCGGCGCAGAAGTTCACTTAAAAGGAGATCAAATTTTACAAATAACAAAAGAAGGCACTTACAGTGTAATAAGCGATGAAGGTGAGTTATTGATGAACGTAGAATACGTAGATCAAAGAATTAGAGTTACCGATTCATCATGCCCATTGAAAGTCTGTGAAAATACCGGATGGGTGGAAAACCCCAATCAACCGATTATTTGCATTCCAAATGAAATAACCGTAAAACCATTAGGCACACAAAATGGTGAGGGGATCGACATCTATACATGGTAA
- a CDS encoding Gx transporter family protein, producing the protein MVKRTKRISHIAILTALASAIYYVESFLPMPVSVPGARWGFSNFPLLLSVVSGIGVTNTLYIALLKTLLGSILSGRFLSPMFWMGLGGSLASALFMSLFFKFTNKFGILGISEIGAFFSNAVQLIIASLFIVKSPHIFWYFPYMLFFGIITAFINATIVNYILRSVNLDRFKS; encoded by the coding sequence ATGGTAAAAAGAACAAAAAGAATATCCCATATAGCGATTTTAACGGCGTTGGCCTCAGCAATTTACTATGTTGAATCCTTTTTACCCATGCCTGTTTCTGTTCCAGGAGCGAGATGGGGATTTTCGAACTTTCCTTTGTTGTTATCTGTAGTGAGTGGAATTGGCGTTACTAATACTTTGTACATAGCCCTTTTAAAAACGTTGCTTGGTTCAATACTAAGTGGAAGATTTCTATCTCCCATGTTTTGGATGGGATTAGGCGGCTCACTTGCCAGTGCTTTATTTATGTCCTTGTTCTTCAAATTTACTAATAAATTTGGTATCTTAGGGATTAGTGAAATAGGAGCCTTTTTTAGCAACGCTGTACAATTAATTATCGCCAGTCTTTTTATCGTTAAATCACCCCATATTTTTTGGTATTTCCCTTACATGCTTTTTTTCGGAATAATAACGGCATTTATAAACGCAACAATTGTGAACTATATTTTAAGGAGTGTGAACCTTGATAGATTCAAAAGTTGA
- a CDS encoding FAD:protein FMN transferase yields the protein MRQKNMHSLRVYLYIIALGVGIFLLSLLLFSKPTPVYEEKEVPVLGTIVRVKVAGDKVSSNVLLNTAEQELYRIHNKFSPNVESSVVHKLNTDGKVEVDEEALFLFQAAYNYAVITGGAFDPTVRPLLKLWGFDDINSQKKVPTQEEINKALENVDYRFIEIDEKKREISLLKDGVEVDLGGIAKGYAIDLVIQKIKGVDPGATGFVDAGGDIGIIGPKFGELPWVIGIRDPFSQDALKSIDTIYLTSGAVVTSGDYERFFTEDGKKYHHILDPEDGYPARNASSVTVIAEKAMIADVFSTALFVLGYDNPALDYFTDFGIQALVISPTGESIQTKGFDYFREKM from the coding sequence TTGCGGCAGAAAAATATGCATAGTTTAAGAGTATATCTGTATATAATTGCACTTGGTGTAGGTATATTTTTATTATCTTTGTTGTTATTTTCTAAACCCACCCCGGTTTACGAAGAAAAAGAGGTCCCTGTACTTGGCACAATTGTAAGAGTAAAAGTTGCAGGTGATAAAGTATCTTCAAATGTGTTGTTGAACACAGCTGAACAAGAGTTGTATAGAATACATAATAAATTCAGCCCCAATGTTGAAAGTAGCGTAGTCCATAAATTGAATACTGATGGGAAGGTTGAAGTCGATGAAGAGGCGTTATTTTTATTTCAAGCTGCCTACAATTATGCGGTAATAACTGGTGGAGCTTTTGATCCTACTGTAAGGCCGTTGCTCAAATTGTGGGGATTTGATGATATAAATTCTCAAAAAAAAGTCCCAACTCAAGAAGAGATCAACAAAGCATTAGAAAACGTTGATTATAGATTCATAGAAATTGATGAAAAAAAGAGAGAAATCTCTTTACTAAAAGATGGTGTAGAAGTGGACTTAGGAGGAATAGCCAAGGGATATGCAATTGATTTAGTTATACAAAAAATTAAGGGGGTTGATCCTGGAGCTACAGGCTTTGTCGATGCTGGGGGAGATATTGGAATAATAGGTCCGAAGTTTGGAGAGCTTCCATGGGTTATAGGAATAAGGGACCCTTTTTCACAAGATGCTTTAAAATCCATAGATACAATTTATTTGACAAGCGGTGCTGTAGTGACATCTGGGGACTACGAAAGATTTTTTACCGAAGACGGTAAAAAATATCATCATATTTTAGACCCAGAAGATGGATACCCAGCGAGAAATGCATCCAGTGTCACTGTGATAGCAGAAAAAGCAATGATCGCGGATGTCTTTTCTACGGCTCTTTTCGTTTTAGGATACGATAACCCTGCCTTGGATTATTTCACAGATTTCGGAATTCAAGCTTTGGTTATATCTCCAACTGGAGAAAGCATCCAAACCAAAGGATTTGATTATTTTCGGGAGAAAATGTGA
- the buk gene encoding butyrate kinase, whose product MYKILVINPGATSTKLSIFEDEKEVISESIEHLSSEIENCKTIMNQLPFRKKCVEDFLKRYNISINELDAIAARGGILPPMESGTYRVDENMVNYLKTKPRVEHASNLAAVIAIELSKSSSKDLPVFITDPISVDEFIPEARISGIPQLERHSLFHALNMKIVARFAAKELGKEYEKCNFVIAHLGGGISVGAQRKGFMIDVNNATDEGPFSSQRTGELPMGDLAKWIFNNMHSYSKNDVKSTFVGKGGLFAYLKTASLKDALKLAEKDEYAKLIVKAMAYQVAKEIGGMAAILGGDLDAIILTGGMVHSDYFVELIKRRIDKLGVVMVYPGAYEMEGLALGALRALNQLENTKVWEGENIL is encoded by the coding sequence ATGTATAAAATATTGGTTATAAATCCAGGGGCAACGTCCACAAAGCTCTCGATTTTTGAGGATGAGAAAGAAGTAATCTCAGAAAGTATAGAGCATCTCAGTAGCGAGATAGAAAATTGCAAAACAATTATGAACCAATTACCCTTTCGTAAAAAGTGTGTTGAAGATTTTCTAAAAAGATACAACATATCTATCAATGAATTGGATGCGATAGCTGCTCGAGGTGGGATACTCCCTCCTATGGAAAGCGGTACTTACCGAGTGGATGAGAATATGGTTAATTACCTTAAAACCAAACCAAGAGTTGAACATGCATCTAACTTAGCTGCTGTAATAGCCATTGAACTATCAAAAAGTTCCTCGAAAGACTTGCCAGTTTTCATCACCGATCCCATTTCTGTTGATGAGTTTATTCCAGAGGCGAGAATATCAGGAATACCTCAACTTGAAAGGCACAGTTTATTTCACGCTTTGAATATGAAAATTGTTGCGAGATTTGCAGCAAAAGAATTGGGCAAAGAATATGAAAAATGTAATTTTGTTATAGCTCACTTAGGTGGTGGGATCTCCGTCGGTGCCCAAAGGAAAGGCTTTATGATCGATGTTAACAACGCAACAGATGAAGGACCTTTTAGCTCACAAAGAACGGGAGAACTACCAATGGGTGATCTGGCAAAATGGATTTTTAACAACATGCATTCTTACTCCAAAAACGATGTCAAATCTACGTTTGTAGGAAAAGGGGGTTTGTTTGCGTATTTAAAAACAGCAAGTTTAAAAGACGCTTTAAAACTTGCAGAAAAAGATGAATATGCAAAGTTAATCGTAAAAGCCATGGCGTACCAAGTTGCAAAGGAAATAGGTGGGATGGCAGCAATCCTAGGTGGAGATCTCGATGCCATTATATTAACTGGTGGAATGGTTCACAGTGATTATTTTGTTGAATTGATCAAAAGAAGAATCGATAAGTTAGGTGTAGTAATGGTTTATCCTGGAGCTTATGAAATGGAAGGGCTCGCTTTAGGAGCTTTGAGAGCTCTCAATCAATTAGAAAACACAAAGGTTTGGGAGGGTGAAAATATTTTATGA
- a CDS encoding Maf family protein, with translation MIDSKVELVLGSSSSRRQELLKLITKNFSIRTANTDETYKSESPCEIVQEISYKKSKNIEISHGELLITADTIVTLDGKIFGKPHDYDEAFNMLQTLSNKTHCVYTGITLRSPKKFSSFYEVSKVTFYKLDEEVIDFYIKNNNVYDKAGAYAIQDFASVFVKKIEGDYYNIMGLPLAKLYWQLRQMLATL, from the coding sequence TTGATAGATTCAAAAGTTGAATTAGTTTTGGGATCCTCATCCTCTCGAAGACAAGAACTTTTAAAATTAATAACAAAAAATTTCTCGATCAGAACAGCTAATACGGATGAAACTTATAAATCGGAATCACCTTGTGAAATTGTACAAGAAATTTCATATAAAAAAAGTAAAAATATAGAAATTTCACATGGAGAACTTCTCATAACGGCTGATACTATAGTAACTTTGGATGGAAAAATATTTGGAAAGCCTCACGACTATGATGAAGCTTTCAACATGCTTCAAACTTTATCAAATAAAACTCATTGTGTTTACACAGGAATAACTTTAAGGTCACCTAAAAAATTCTCTTCTTTTTATGAAGTTTCGAAGGTGACGTTTTATAAATTAGATGAAGAAGTGATAGATTTTTATATAAAAAATAACAACGTATATGACAAAGCAGGAGCTTATGCTATTCAAGATTTCGCCTCCGTTTTTGTAAAAAAAATCGAAGGTGATTACTACAACATAATGGGTCTACCATTAGCAAAACTATACTGGCAATTGAGACAAATGTTGGCAACCTTATAA
- a CDS encoding adenosylhomocysteinase: MTSLAESGKKKIEWVKKHMKVLNYLKNLYQTEKPFEGVNVAISIHLEAKTAYLGIVMHELGANVAITGSNPLSTQEDVVEALKEYGLNVHAERTLDESVYWKNIDKILETNPNIILDDGADLGITLIEKHPEKVKNLWGICEETTTGVKRYKSLFKENKLPVPVILINDSYMKYLFDNRYGTGQSTWDGIMRSTNLSVSGKVVVVAGYGWCGKGVAMRAKGLGANVIITEVDPIKANEAIMDGFRVMKMDEAVKYGDFFVTVTGDIDVITKRHFLEMKDGAILSNAGHFDVEVKVKDLEEIAVDKINVRNGVEEYKLPNGKSVFLLGQGRLVNLVNGDGHPAEIMDLSFSLQLEGAKYIKENHQNMKVNLSPVPYEIDEKIAQINLKTLGIEIDTLSKEQQVYLNSWK; encoded by the coding sequence ATGACTTCACTAGCAGAAAGCGGAAAAAAGAAAATAGAATGGGTAAAAAAACACATGAAAGTCTTAAACTATTTAAAAAATCTATACCAAACAGAAAAACCCTTTGAAGGAGTAAATGTAGCTATAAGCATCCATTTAGAGGCAAAAACAGCTTACTTAGGAATAGTTATGCACGAATTAGGTGCCAATGTTGCTATAACAGGAAGTAATCCATTATCCACCCAAGAAGATGTCGTAGAAGCTCTCAAAGAATATGGACTCAACGTCCATGCGGAAAGAACTTTAGATGAATCAGTCTATTGGAAAAACATCGATAAAATATTAGAAACTAACCCTAATATAATTTTAGACGATGGAGCAGATTTGGGAATAACCTTAATAGAAAAACACCCTGAAAAAGTAAAAAATCTCTGGGGAATATGTGAAGAAACAACCACAGGTGTAAAAAGATACAAATCCCTTTTCAAAGAAAATAAATTACCTGTACCTGTGATTTTGATAAACGATTCTTACATGAAATATTTGTTCGATAACAGATATGGTACAGGCCAATCAACGTGGGATGGAATTATGAGATCCACCAATCTTTCTGTTTCGGGAAAAGTAGTAGTTGTGGCAGGATACGGCTGGTGTGGTAAAGGCGTTGCTATGAGAGCAAAGGGATTGGGCGCTAACGTAATAATAACTGAAGTTGATCCAATAAAGGCTAACGAAGCGATAATGGATGGCTTTAGGGTTATGAAAATGGATGAGGCGGTAAAATATGGGGATTTTTTTGTTACGGTGACAGGTGACATCGATGTAATAACGAAAAGACACTTTTTAGAAATGAAAGACGGGGCAATTCTTTCCAACGCAGGACATTTTGACGTTGAAGTAAAGGTTAAAGATTTGGAAGAAATTGCAGTAGACAAAATCAATGTAAGAAACGGAGTAGAAGAATACAAATTACCAAACGGGAAAAGCGTATTTTTATTAGGACAAGGAAGACTGGTTAACCTAGTTAACGGCGACGGTCATCCCGCTGAAATAATGGATCTTTCATTCAGCTTACAGTTAGAAGGCGCAAAATACATCAAAGAAAACCACCAAAATATGAAAGTAAATCTTTCCCCAGTACCTTATGAAATAGATGAAAAAATAGCACAAATCAACCTAAAAACATTAGGAATTGAGATAGACACCTTATCCAAAGAGCAGCAAGTTTATTTAAATAGTTGGAAATAA